Proteins found in one Planctomycetaceae bacterium genomic segment:
- a CDS encoding glycerophosphodiester phosphodiesterase family protein, whose translation MKADPDIAPAKRSRLKRLIRSFCILVVLAAAAWGGLTIWMRQASPMKDLPAWITQRPIAHRGLHNAAAGAPENSLAAFQRAVDAGYPIETDVHLLTDGRLAVFHDFTLKRMTGDPRDVAVCTSAEIVALRLGGTDQHVPLLEEVLALVNGRVPILIEIKTRSRTDRRLEKALAAALDKYSGPVAVQSFNPYSLKWFAKHRPNIARGQLATDFNSPDTAELDLPWYQKTALRHLLLSGQSRPSFIAYDARALPAWAVNQKRAAGLPVLAWTVRANADKSAAAAYCDNIIFEGWMP comes from the coding sequence ATGAAAGCTGATCCCGATATCGCACCAGCAAAGCGTTCTCGCCTCAAGCGACTGATCCGATCGTTCTGCATTCTGGTGGTTCTTGCCGCGGCGGCCTGGGGCGGTTTGACGATCTGGATGCGCCAGGCGTCGCCGATGAAGGACCTGCCGGCGTGGATCACTCAGCGGCCGATCGCCCATCGCGGGCTGCACAACGCCGCCGCCGGGGCGCCGGAGAATTCGCTCGCCGCATTTCAGCGCGCCGTCGATGCGGGATACCCCATCGAAACGGACGTGCATCTGCTGACCGACGGGCGGCTGGCGGTCTTCCATGACTTCACCCTCAAACGCATGACCGGCGACCCGCGCGACGTGGCTGTTTGCACGTCGGCTGAAATCGTCGCCCTGCGTCTGGGCGGGACCGACCAGCACGTGCCGCTGCTGGAGGAGGTCTTGGCCCTCGTCAACGGCCGCGTGCCGATCCTGATCGAGATCAAAACCCGCAGCCGCACCGACCGCCGGCTGGAGAAGGCCCTGGCTGCCGCGCTGGACAAGTATTCCGGGCCGGTGGCGGTGCAGTCGTTCAATCCCTATTCGCTGAAGTGGTTCGCCAAGCACCGTCCCAATATCGCCCGGGGGCAACTGGCCACGGACTTCAACTCCCCCGACACCGCTGAACTGGACCTGCCCTGGTATCAGAAGACCGCTTTGCGACACCTGCTGCTGAGCGGGCAGAGCCGCCCGTCGTTCATCGCCTACGACGCCCGCGCCCTTCCGGCCTGGGCGGTGAACCAGAAGAGGGCCGCCGGCCTGCCCGTCCTGGCCTGGACGGTCCGTGCCAACGCCGACAAGTCCGCCGCGGCCGCCTACTGCGACAACATCATCTTCGAAGGCTGGATGCCGTAA
- a CDS encoding FliM/FliN family flagellar motor switch protein has protein sequence MSNSSGTNVGTEAARSTDPAGGFAQAFAAAAGKLLAADVRIFFPALSREPAEQFFQSCQGACYALHAGQGAQADAWCDIEPPLALAIACRLLGCDKTETIDQRPLTEVERRLGARAAEAAAQAADDSRQWRASPTTTPGGAADLLTVLRLGVSLGRSSGVLRLAMRNALPVGGDAPAAPAPAGPIELRVTTEDFNVSDETLATLSVGDVLATDLDTDGEVIIRVAGVPKFAGRLGQFKGRRAIVITRKLF, from the coding sequence ATGAGCAACTCGTCAGGAACAAACGTTGGCACTGAAGCCGCACGATCGACCGATCCGGCGGGCGGATTTGCCCAGGCATTCGCCGCCGCGGCAGGAAAGCTGCTGGCCGCGGACGTGCGGATATTCTTCCCCGCCCTGTCCCGCGAGCCTGCTGAACAGTTCTTCCAGTCGTGCCAGGGCGCCTGTTATGCGCTGCATGCCGGGCAGGGCGCCCAGGCCGACGCCTGGTGCGACATCGAGCCGCCCCTGGCGCTGGCCATCGCCTGCCGCCTGCTGGGCTGCGATAAGACCGAGACAATCGATCAGCGTCCGCTGACGGAGGTCGAACGGCGTCTCGGGGCTCGCGCGGCCGAGGCGGCCGCCCAGGCCGCCGACGACTCCCGCCAATGGCGCGCCTCGCCGACGACGACTCCCGGCGGCGCCGCCGATCTGCTGACGGTGCTGCGCCTGGGCGTGTCGCTGGGGCGCAGCAGCGGCGTGCTGAGGCTGGCGATGCGAAACGCCCTGCCCGTCGGCGGCGACGCCCCCGCGGCGCCGGCGCCGGCTGGACCGATCGAGCTGCGCGTGACGACGGAAGACTTCAACGTCAGCGACGAGACGCTGGCGACGCTGTCGGTCGGCGACGTGCTGGCGACGGACCTGGACACGGATGGCGAGGTGATCATCCGCGTGGCGGGCGTGCCGAAGTTCGCCGGCCGCCTGGGCCAGTTCAAAGGCCGCCGCGCGATCGTCATTACGCGCAAGCTGTTCTAG
- a CDS encoding HNH endonuclease, with protein sequence MDAGTYSALDSNVLVLNRHYAAVHVVSARRAITMLFKNIAEIVSVEDSQYLSYDFDSWRAVSEHRAKYQREHYDWVRCVKFEIAVPRIVRLLFYDRLPKIPVKFTRRNIYARDRNRCQYCGKKFPTTELSLDHIVPRSRGGGASWTNIVCCCVACNSRKGGRLPDEAGMKLITEPIRPKRSPAVTLRLTSMKYASWKQFLDAAYWNVELKD encoded by the coding sequence ATGGACGCTGGCACATACAGTGCGTTGGACAGTAATGTGCTGGTGCTGAACAGGCACTATGCAGCCGTTCATGTCGTCTCGGCCCGGCGGGCGATCACGATGTTGTTCAAGAACATCGCCGAGATCGTCTCCGTCGAGGACAGCCAGTACCTCTCCTACGACTTCGATTCCTGGCGCGCCGTCAGCGAGCACCGCGCCAAGTACCAGCGCGAGCACTACGACTGGGTGCGCTGCGTGAAGTTCGAGATCGCCGTGCCGCGCATCGTGCGGCTGCTGTTCTACGATCGCCTGCCCAAGATCCCCGTCAAGTTCACGCGCCGCAACATCTACGCCCGCGACCGCAACCGCTGCCAGTACTGCGGCAAGAAGTTCCCCACCACCGAACTGAGCCTGGACCACATCGTCCCGCGAAGCCGCGGCGGCGGGGCCTCCTGGACCAACATCGTCTGCTGCTGCGTCGCGTGCAACAGCCGCAAGGGCGGCCGCCTGCCCGACGAGGCCGGAATGAAACTCATTACCGAGCCCATCCGCCCCAAACGCTCCCCCGCCGTGACCCTGCGCCTGACGAGCATGAAATACGCCTCCTGGAAACAGTTCCTCGACGCGGCGTACTGGAACGTCGAACTCAAAGACTAA
- a CDS encoding carbon starvation CstA family protein, translating to MSVLWILVLSGAALLLAGRFYSRFLARMVGENPARPTPATLHADGLDFVPTPTPVVFAHHFASIAGAGPIIGPVLAIVYGWVPALAWVLVGGIFFGAVHDYLATYMSTRTHGESMAGIARRMLGAGPFVAFVLCLIVMLSLVTAIFLNLSASALTSTVEMARLGITETSLFRQVVGAQGQPAIVIGGIASTSVILITAFGPLVGWLYIKRKVRVWKCSLLAIGVCAVSIMAGLYYPVSLSPQVWQLMLAAYVLIAAGVPVWIFLQSRDFINVHILYVGMVVLVAVLAVAAVGGLHLPAGGEVFSAGHARMAAPVEMTREVPPLSISQGEALSGLPMWPMLFITIACGAVSGFHSLCAGGTTCKQLTSETASRQIGYYAMLLESFLAVCVIAVCIIGMDMKPYIADVYPKAGASNPVVVFAMAVGTTAHMALGIPIVAGALAGMVLLEGFLVTTLDTAVRLMRYLIEEIWRAMFGHYDVFALPVGAGERQDWPEGESGPSGAGGIPATPQATGSMPARAPRIAAGALRGFFLILRHYWVNSALAVGLMLLFAMTGGANALWSIFGTANQLLAAMVLSMAALWLLQRKRRTWYAIVPAVLMLITSAAALILLLIRYFKSPWQTFAIGSFKLSVPGNLTLIIANIVLMILALYLFAAGAAAAVRFISANAPPQPAKEPASA from the coding sequence ATGAGTGTCTTGTGGATCCTGGTGCTGTCGGGGGCGGCGCTGCTGTTGGCGGGGCGCTTTTACTCGCGGTTCCTGGCGCGGATGGTGGGCGAGAACCCCGCCCGCCCCACGCCGGCCACCCTGCACGCCGACGGACTGGATTTCGTGCCGACGCCCACGCCGGTGGTGTTCGCTCATCACTTCGCCTCCATCGCCGGGGCCGGACCGATCATCGGACCGGTGCTGGCCATCGTCTACGGCTGGGTGCCGGCGCTGGCGTGGGTGCTGGTGGGCGGCATCTTTTTCGGGGCGGTGCATGACTACCTGGCGACGTATATGTCCACGCGCACGCACGGGGAGTCGATGGCCGGAATCGCGCGGCGGATGCTCGGCGCGGGGCCGTTCGTGGCCTTCGTGCTGTGCCTGATCGTCATGCTCTCGCTGGTGACGGCGATTTTCCTGAACCTGTCGGCGTCGGCCTTGACCAGCACGGTGGAGATGGCGCGGTTGGGGATCACCGAGACATCGCTGTTTCGCCAGGTCGTCGGCGCTCAGGGTCAGCCGGCGATCGTGATCGGCGGGATCGCCTCGACCAGCGTCATTCTGATCACGGCGTTTGGTCCGCTGGTGGGCTGGTTGTACATCAAGCGCAAGGTCCGGGTGTGGAAGTGCAGCCTGCTGGCCATCGGCGTTTGCGCCGTCTCGATCATGGCGGGGCTGTACTACCCCGTGAGTTTGTCGCCGCAGGTTTGGCAACTGATGCTGGCGGCATACGTGCTGATCGCCGCCGGCGTGCCGGTGTGGATCTTCCTGCAAAGCCGCGACTTCATCAACGTGCATATTCTCTACGTGGGCATGGTCGTCCTGGTGGCGGTGCTGGCGGTAGCGGCGGTGGGCGGGCTGCATCTGCCCGCCGGCGGCGAGGTCTTCTCCGCCGGCCACGCCCGCATGGCGGCGCCCGTCGAGATGACCCGCGAAGTGCCCCCACTTTCGATCAGCCAGGGCGAGGCCCTCTCGGGTCTGCCGATGTGGCCGATGCTCTTCATCACCATTGCCTGCGGCGCCGTCAGCGGGTTCCACAGTCTCTGCGCCGGCGGAACCACCTGCAAACAACTCACCAGCGAAACCGCCAGCCGCCAGATCGGCTACTACGCGATGCTGCTGGAGAGCTTCCTGGCCGTGTGCGTCATCGCCGTGTGCATCATCGGCATGGACATGAAGCCCTACATCGCCGACGTGTATCCCAAGGCCGGCGCGAGCAATCCCGTCGTCGTCTTCGCCATGGCCGTGGGCACCACCGCCCACATGGCCCTGGGCATTCCCATCGTCGCCGGGGCGCTGGCGGGCATGGTGCTGCTGGAGGGGTTCCTGGTCACCACGCTGGATACAGCCGTGCGCCTCATGCGGTATCTCATCGAGGAAATCTGGCGGGCGATGTTCGGCCACTACGACGTGTTCGCCCTTCCGGTAGGCGCCGGCGAGCGGCAGGACTGGCCGGAAGGCGAATCCGGACCCAGCGGCGCGGGCGGAATTCCCGCCACGCCCCAGGCGACCGGTTCGATGCCCGCGCGGGCGCCCAGGATTGCCGCCGGCGCCCTGCGGGGCTTCTTCCTGATCCTGCGGCATTACTGGGTCAACTCGGCGCTGGCGGTGGGTCTCATGCTGCTGTTCGCCATGACCGGCGGCGCCAACGCCCTCTGGAGCATCTTCGGCACGGCCAACCAACTGCTGGCGGCAATGGTCCTGTCGATGGCCGCCCTGTGGCTACTGCAGCGAAAACGCCGGACTTGGTACGCCATTGTTCCGGCGGTGCTCATGCTGATCACCTCCGCAGCGGCCTTGATCCTGCTCCTGATCCGATACTTCAAGTCCCCTTGGCAGACCTTCGCGATCGGCTCGTTCAAGCTGTCGGTGCCCGGCAATCTCACCCTGATCATCGCCAACATCGTACTGATGATCCTGGCGCTGTACTTGTTTGCCGCCGGCGCCGCCGCGGCGGTGCGGTTCATCAGCGCCAACGCCCCGCCCCAGCCCGCAAAGGAACCCGCCAGCGCGTGA